One part of the Homo sapiens chromosome 19, GRCh38.p14 Primary Assembly genome encodes these proteins:
- the TYK2 gene encoding non-receptor tyrosine-protein kinase TYK2 isoform X4 produces MLPPLQAAACAGNLEPFVQAKLRPEDGLYLIHWSTSHPYRLILTVAQRSQAPDGMQSLRLRKFPIEQQDGAFVLEGWGRSFPSVRELGAALQGCLLRAGDDCFSLRRCCLPQPGETSNLIIMRGARASPRTLNLSQLSFHRVDQKEITQLSHLGQGTRTNVYEGRLRVEGSGDPEEGKMDDEDPLVPGRDRGQELRVVLKVLDPSHHDIALAFYETASLMSQVSHTHLAFVHGVCVRGPENIMVTEYVEHGPLDVWLRRERGHVPMAWKMVVAQQLASALSYLENKNLVHGNVCGRNILLARLGLAEGTSPFIKLSDPGVGLGALSREERVERIPWLAPECLPGGANSLSTAMDKWGFGATLLEICFDGEAPLQSRSPSEKEHFYQRQHRLPEPSCPQLATLTSQCLTYEPTQRPSFRTILRDLTRLQPHNLADVLTVNPDSPASDPTVFHKRYLKKIRDLGEGHFGKVSLYCYDPTNDGTGEMVAVKALKADCGPQHRSGWKQEIDILRTLYHEHIIKYKGCCEDQGEKSLQLVMEYVPLGSLRDYLPRHSIGLAQLLLFAQQICEGMAYLHAQHYIHRDLAARNVLLDNDRLVKIGDFGLAKAVPEGHEYYRVREDGDSPVFWYAPECLKEYKFYYASDVWSFGVTLYELLTHCDSSQSPPTKFLELIGIAQGQMTVLRLTELLERGERLPRPDKCPCEVYHLMKNCWETEASFRPTFENLIPILKTVHEKYQGQAPSVFSVC; encoded by the exons ATGCTTCCACCTCTGCAGGCGGCTGCCTGTGCTGGTAACTT GGAGCCATTTGTGCAGGCCAAGCTGCGGCCCGAGGACGGCCTGTACCTCATTCACTGGAGCACCAGCCACCCCTACCGCCTGATCCTCACAGTGGCCCAGCGTAGCCAG GCACCAGACGGCATGCAGAGCTTGCGGCTCCGAAAGTTCCCCATTGAGCAGCAGGACGGGGCCTTCGTGCTGGAGGGCTGGGGCCGGTCCTTCCCCAGCGTTCGGGAACTTGGGGCTGCCTTGCAGGGCTGCTTGCTGAGGGCCGGGGATGACTGCTTCTCTCTGCGTCGCTGTTGCCTGCCCCAACCAGGAG AAACCTCCAATCTCATCATCATGCGGGGGGCTCGGGCCAGCCCCAGGACACTCAACCTCAGCCAGCTCAGCTTCCACCGGGTTGACCAGAAGGAGATCACCCAG CTGTCCCACTTGGGCCAGGGCACAAGGACCAACGTGTATGAGGGCCGCCTGCGAGTGGAGGGCAGCGGGGACCCTGAGGAGGGCAAGATGGATGACGAGGACCCCCTCGTGCCTGGCAGGGACCGTGGGCAGGAGCTACGAGTGGTGCTCAAAGTGCTGGACCCTAGTCACCATGACATCGCCCTG GCCTTCTACGAGACAGCCAGCCTCATGAGCCAGGTCTCCCACACGCACCTGGCCTTCGTGCATGGCGTCTGTGTGCGCGGCCCTGAAA ATATCATGGTGACAGAGTACGTGGAGCACGGACCCCTGGATGTGTGGCTGCGGAGGGAGCGGGGCCATGTGCCCATGGCTTGGAAGATGGTGGTGGCCCAGCAGCTGGCCAGCGCCCTCAGCTACCTG GAGAACAAGAACCTGGTTCATGGTAATGTGTGTGGCCGGAACATCCTGCTGGCCCGGCTGGGGTTGGCAGAGGGCACCAGCCCCTTCATCAAGCTGAGTGATCCTGGCGTGGGCCTGGGCGCCCTCTCCAGGGAGG agcggGTGGAGAGGATCCCCTGGCTGGCCCCCGAATGCCTACCAGGTGGGGCCAACAGCCTAAGCACCGCCATGGACAAGTGGGGGTTTGGCGCCACCCTCCTGGAGATCTGCTTTGACGGAGAGGCCCCTCTGCAGAGCCGCAGTCCCTCCGAG AAGGAGCATTTCTACCAGAGGCAGCACCGGCTGCCCGAGCCCTCCTGCCCACAGCTGGCCACACTCACCAGCCAGTGTCTGACCTATGAGCCAACCCAGAGGCCATCATTCCGCACCATCCTGCGTGACCTCACCCGGCTGCAGCCCCACA ATCTTGCTGACGTCTTGACTGTGAACCCGGACTCACCGGCGTCGGACCCTACGGTTTTCCACAAGCGCTATTTGAAAAAGATCCGAGATCTGGGCGAG GGTCACTTCGGCAAGGTCAGCTTGTACTGCTACGATCCGACCAACGACGGCACTGGCGAGATGGTGGCGGTGAAAGCCCTCAAGGCAGACTGCGGCCCCCAGCACCGCTCGGGCTGGAAGCAGGAGATTGACATTCTGCGCACGCTCTACCACGAGCACATCATCAAGTACAAGGGCTGCTGCGAGGACCAAG GCGAGAAGTCGCTGCAGCTGGTCATGGAGTACGTGCCCCTGGGCAGCCTCCGAGACTACCTGCCCCGGCACAGCATCGGGCTGGCCCAGCTGCTGCTCTTCGCCCAGCAGATCTGCGAG GGCATGGCCTATCTGCACGCGCAGCACTACATCCACCGAGACCTAGCCGCGCGCAACGTGCTGCTGGACAACGACAGGCTGGTCAAGATCGGGGACTTTGGCCTAGCCAAGGCCGTGCCCGAAGGCCACGAGTACTACCGCGTGCGCGAGGATGGGGACAGCCCCGTGTTCTG GTATGCCCCAGAGTGCCTGAAGGAGTATAAGTTCTACTATGCGTCAGATGTCTGGTCCTTCGGGGTGACCCTGTATGAGCTGCTGACGCACTGTGACTCCAGCCAGAGCCCCCCCACG AAATTCCTTGAGCTCATAGGCATTGCTCAGGGTCAGATGACAGTTCTGAGACTCACTGAGTTGCTGGAACGAGGGGAGAGGCTGCCACGGCCCGACAAATGTCCCTGTGAG GTCTATCATCTCATGAAGAACTGCTGGGAGACAGAGGCGTCCTTTCGCCCAACCTTCGAGAACCTCATACCCATTCTGAAGACAGTCCATGAGAAGTACCAAGGCCAGGCCCCTTCAGTGTTCAGCGTGTGCTGA
- the TYK2 gene encoding non-receptor tyrosine-protein kinase TYK2 isoform 10 (isoform 10 is encoded by transcript variant 10), whose amino-acid sequence MPLRHWGMARGSKPVGDGAQPMAAMGGLKVLLHWAGPGGGEPWVTFSESSLTAEEVCIHIAHKVGITPPCFNLFALFDAQAQVWLPPNHILEIPRDASLMLYFRIRFYFRNWHGMNPREPAVYRCGPPGTEASSDQTAQGMQLLDPASFEYLFEQGKHEFVNDVASLWELSTEEEIHHFKNESLGMAFLHLCHLALRHGIPLEEVAKKTRFLRDFQPGRLSQQMVMVKYLATLERLAPRFGTERVPVCHLRLLAQAEGEPCYIRDSGVAPTDPGPESAAGPPTHEVLVTGTGGIQWWPVEEEVNKEEGSSGSSGRNPQASLFGKKAKAHKAVGQPADRPREPLWAYFCDFRDITHVVLKEHCVSIHRQDNKCLELSLPSRAAALSFVSLVDGYFRLTADSSHYLCHEVAPPRLVMSIRDGIHGPLLEPFVQAKLRPEDGLYLIHWSTSHPYRLILTVAQRSQAPDGMQSLRLRKFPIEQQDGAFVLEGWGRSFPSVRELGAALQGCLLRAGDDCFSLRRCCLPQPGETSNLIIMRGARASPRTLNLSQLSFHRVDQKEITQLSHLGQGTRTNVYEGRLRVEGSGDPEEGKMDDEDPLVPGRDRGQELRVVLKVLDPSHHDIALAFYETASLMSQVSHTHLAFVHGVCVRGPENIMVTEYVEHGPLDVWLRRERGHVPMAWKMVVAQQLASALSYLENKNLVHGNVCGRNILLARLGLAEGTSPFIKLSDPGVGLGALSREERVERIPWLAPECLPGGANSLSTAMDKWGFGATLLEICFDGEAPLQSRSPSEKEHFYQRQHRLPEPSCPQLATLTSQCLTYEPTQRPSFRTILRDLTRLQPHNLADVLTVNPDSPASDPTVFHKRYLKKIRDLGEGHFGKVSLYCYDPTNDGTGEMVAVKALKADCGPQHRSGWKQEIDILRTLYHEHIIKYKGCCEDQGEKSLQLVMEYVPLGSLRDYLPRHSIGLAQLLLFAQQICEGMAYLHAQHYIHRDLAARNVLLDNDRLVKIGDFGLAKAVPEGHEYYRVREDGDSPVFWYAPECLKEYKFYYASDVWSFGVTLYELLTHCDSSQSPPTKFLELIGIAQGQMTVLRLTELLERGERLPRPDKCPCEVYHLMKNCWETEASFRPTFENLIPILKTVHEKYQGQAPSVFSVC is encoded by the exons GTATCACTCCTCCTTGCTTCAATCTCTTTGCCCTCTTCGATGCTCAGGCCCAAGTCTGGTTGCCCCCAAACCACATCCTAGAGATCCCCAGAGATGCAAGCCTGATGCTATATTTCCGCATAAG GTTTTATTTCCGGAACTGGCATGGCATGAATCCTCGGGAACCGGCTGTGTACCGTTGTGGGCCCCCAGGAACCGAGGCATCCTCAGATCAGACAGCACAGGGGATGCAACTCCTGGACCCAGCCTCATTTGAGTACCTCTTTGAGCAG GGCAAGCATGAGTTTGTGAATGACGTGGCATCACTGTGGGAGCTGTCGACCGAGGAGGAGATCCACCACTTTAAGAATGAGAGCCTGGGCATGGCCTTTCTGCACCTCTGTCACCTCGCTCTCCGCCATGGCATCCCCCTGGAGGAGGTGGCCAAGAAGACCAG GTTCCTGCGGGACTTCCAGCCGGGCCGACTCTCCCAGCAGATGGTCATGGTCAAATACCTAGCCACACTCGAGCGGCTGGCACCCCGCTTCGGCACAGAGCGTGTGCCCGTGTGCCACCTGAGGCTGCTGGCCCAGGCCGAGGGGGAGCCCTGCTACATCCGGGACAGTGGGGTGGCCCCTACAGACCCTGGCCCTGAGTCTGCTGCTGGGCCCCCAACCCACGAGGTGCTGGTGACAGGCACTGGTGGCATCCAGTGGTGGCCAGTAGAGGAGGAGGTGAACAAGGAGGAG GGTTCTAGTGGCAGCAGTGGCAGGAACCCCCAAGCCAGCCTGTTTGGGAAGAAGGCCAAGGCTCACAAGGCAGTCGGCCAGCCGGCAGACAGGCCGCGGGAGCCACTGTGGGCCTACTTCTGTGACTTCCGGGACATCACCCACGTGGTGCTGAAAGAGCACTGTGTCAGCATCCACCGGCAGGACAACAAGTGCCTG GAGCTGAGCTTGCCTTCCCGGGCTGCGGCGCTGTCCTTCGTGTCGCTGGTGGACGGCTATTTCCGCCTGACGGCCGACTCCAGCCACTACCTGTGCCACGAGGTGGCTCCCCCACGGCTGGTGATGAGCATCCGGGATGGGATCCACGGACCCCTGCT GGAGCCATTTGTGCAGGCCAAGCTGCGGCCCGAGGACGGCCTGTACCTCATTCACTGGAGCACCAGCCACCCCTACCGCCTGATCCTCACAGTGGCCCAGCGTAGCCAG GCACCAGACGGCATGCAGAGCTTGCGGCTCCGAAAGTTCCCCATTGAGCAGCAGGACGGGGCCTTCGTGCTGGAGGGCTGGGGCCGGTCCTTCCCCAGCGTTCGGGAACTTGGGGCTGCCTTGCAGGGCTGCTTGCTGAGGGCCGGGGATGACTGCTTCTCTCTGCGTCGCTGTTGCCTGCCCCAACCAGGAG AAACCTCCAATCTCATCATCATGCGGGGGGCTCGGGCCAGCCCCAGGACACTCAACCTCAGCCAGCTCAGCTTCCACCGGGTTGACCAGAAGGAGATCACCCAG CTGTCCCACTTGGGCCAGGGCACAAGGACCAACGTGTATGAGGGCCGCCTGCGAGTGGAGGGCAGCGGGGACCCTGAGGAGGGCAAGATGGATGACGAGGACCCCCTCGTGCCTGGCAGGGACCGTGGGCAGGAGCTACGAGTGGTGCTCAAAGTGCTGGACCCTAGTCACCATGACATCGCCCTG GCCTTCTACGAGACAGCCAGCCTCATGAGCCAGGTCTCCCACACGCACCTGGCCTTCGTGCATGGCGTCTGTGTGCGCGGCCCTGAAA ATATCATGGTGACAGAGTACGTGGAGCACGGACCCCTGGATGTGTGGCTGCGGAGGGAGCGGGGCCATGTGCCCATGGCTTGGAAGATGGTGGTGGCCCAGCAGCTGGCCAGCGCCCTCAGCTACCTG GAGAACAAGAACCTGGTTCATGGTAATGTGTGTGGCCGGAACATCCTGCTGGCCCGGCTGGGGTTGGCAGAGGGCACCAGCCCCTTCATCAAGCTGAGTGATCCTGGCGTGGGCCTGGGCGCCCTCTCCAGGGAGG agcggGTGGAGAGGATCCCCTGGCTGGCCCCCGAATGCCTACCAGGTGGGGCCAACAGCCTAAGCACCGCCATGGACAAGTGGGGGTTTGGCGCCACCCTCCTGGAGATCTGCTTTGACGGAGAGGCCCCTCTGCAGAGCCGCAGTCCCTCCGAG AAGGAGCATTTCTACCAGAGGCAGCACCGGCTGCCCGAGCCCTCCTGCCCACAGCTGGCCACACTCACCAGCCAGTGTCTGACCTATGAGCCAACCCAGAGGCCATCATTCCGCACCATCCTGCGTGACCTCACCCGGCTGCAGCCCCACA ATCTTGCTGACGTCTTGACTGTGAACCCGGACTCACCGGCGTCGGACCCTACGGTTTTCCACAAGCGCTATTTGAAAAAGATCCGAGATCTGGGCGAG GGTCACTTCGGCAAGGTCAGCTTGTACTGCTACGATCCGACCAACGACGGCACTGGCGAGATGGTGGCGGTGAAAGCCCTCAAGGCAGACTGCGGCCCCCAGCACCGCTCGGGCTGGAAGCAGGAGATTGACATTCTGCGCACGCTCTACCACGAGCACATCATCAAGTACAAGGGCTGCTGCGAGGACCAAG GCGAGAAGTCGCTGCAGCTGGTCATGGAGTACGTGCCCCTGGGCAGCCTCCGAGACTACCTGCCCCGGCACAGCATCGGGCTGGCCCAGCTGCTGCTCTTCGCCCAGCAGATCTGCGAG GGCATGGCCTATCTGCACGCGCAGCACTACATCCACCGAGACCTAGCCGCGCGCAACGTGCTGCTGGACAACGACAGGCTGGTCAAGATCGGGGACTTTGGCCTAGCCAAGGCCGTGCCCGAAGGCCACGAGTACTACCGCGTGCGCGAGGATGGGGACAGCCCCGTGTTCTG GTATGCCCCAGAGTGCCTGAAGGAGTATAAGTTCTACTATGCGTCAGATGTCTGGTCCTTCGGGGTGACCCTGTATGAGCTGCTGACGCACTGTGACTCCAGCCAGAGCCCCCCCACG AAATTCCTTGAGCTCATAGGCATTGCTCAGGGTCAGATGACAGTTCTGAGACTCACTGAGTTGCTGGAACGAGGGGAGAGGCTGCCACGGCCCGACAAATGTCCCTGTGAG GTCTATCATCTCATGAAGAACTGCTGGGAGACAGAGGCGTCCTTTCGCCCAACCTTCGAGAACCTCATACCCATTCTGAAGACAGTCCATGAGAAGTACCAAGGCCAGGCCCCTTCAGTGTTCAGCGTGTGCTGA
- the TYK2 gene encoding non-receptor tyrosine-protein kinase TYK2 isoform 9 (isoform 9 is encoded by transcript variant 9), which translates to MPLRHWGMARGSKPVGDGAQPMAAMGGLKVLLHWAGPGGGEPWVTFSESSLTAEEVCIHIAHKVGITPPCFNLFALFDAQAQVWLPPNHILEIPRDASLMLYFRIRFYFRNWHGMNPREPAVYRCGPPGTEASSDQTAQGMQLLDPASFEYLFEQGKHEFVNDVASLWELSTEEEIHHFKNESLGMAFLHLCHLALRHGIPLEEVAKKTSFKDCIPRSFRRHIRQHSALTRLRLRNVFRRFLRDFQPGRLSQQMVMVKYLATLERLAPRFGTERVPVCHLRLLAQAEGEPCYIRDSGVAPTDPGPESAAGPPTHEVLVTGTGGIQWWPVEEEVNKEEGSSGSSGRNPQASLFGKKAKAHKAVGQPADRPREPLWAYFCDFRDITHVVLKEHCVSIHRQDNKCLELSLPSRAAALSFVSLVDGYFRLTADSSHYLCHEVAPPRLVMSIRDGIHGPLLEPFVQAKLRPEDGLYLIHWSTSHPYRLILTVAQRSQAPDGMQSLRLRKFPIEQQDGAFVLEGWGRSFPSVRELGAALQGCLLRAGDDCFSLRRCCLPQPGETSNLIIMRGARASPRTLNLSQLSFHRVDQKEITQLSHLGQGTRTNVYEGRLRVEGSGDPEEGKMDDEDPLVPGRDRGQELRVVLKVLDPSHHDIALAFYETASLMSQVSHTHLAFVHGVCVRGPENIMVTEYVEHGPLDVWLRRERGHVPMAWKMVVAQQLASALSYLENKNLVHGNVCGRNILLARLGLAEGTSPFIKLSDPGVGLGALSREERVERIPWLAPECLPGGANSLSTAMDKWGFGATLLEICFDGEAPLQSRSPSEKEHFYQRQHRLPEPSCPQLATLTSQCLTYEPTQRPSFRTILRDLTRLQPHKRGFHHVVQAGLELPGSSDLPASASQTDLADVLTVNPDSPASDPTVFHKRYLKKIRDLGEGHFGKVSLYCYDPTNDGTGEMVAVKALKADCGPQHRSGWKQEIDILRTLYHEHIIKYKGCCEDQGEKSLQLVMEYVPLGSLRDYLPRHSIGLAQLLLFAQQICEGMAYLHAQHYIHRDLAARNVLLDNDRLVKIGDFGLAKAVPEGHEYYRVREDGDSPVFWYAPECLKEYKFYYASDVWSFGVTLYELLTHCDSSQSPPTKFLELIGIAQGQMTVLRLTELLERGERLPRPDKCPCEVYHLMKNCWETEASFRPTFENLIPILKTVHEKYQGQAPSVFSVC; encoded by the exons GTATCACTCCTCCTTGCTTCAATCTCTTTGCCCTCTTCGATGCTCAGGCCCAAGTCTGGTTGCCCCCAAACCACATCCTAGAGATCCCCAGAGATGCAAGCCTGATGCTATATTTCCGCATAAG GTTTTATTTCCGGAACTGGCATGGCATGAATCCTCGGGAACCGGCTGTGTACCGTTGTGGGCCCCCAGGAACCGAGGCATCCTCAGATCAGACAGCACAGGGGATGCAACTCCTGGACCCAGCCTCATTTGAGTACCTCTTTGAGCAG GGCAAGCATGAGTTTGTGAATGACGTGGCATCACTGTGGGAGCTGTCGACCGAGGAGGAGATCCACCACTTTAAGAATGAGAGCCTGGGCATGGCCTTTCTGCACCTCTGTCACCTCGCTCTCCGCCATGGCATCCCCCTGGAGGAGGTGGCCAAGAAGACCAG CTTCAAGGACTGCATCCCGCGCTCCTTCCGCCGGCATATCCGGCAGCACAGCGCCCTGACCCGGCTGCGCCTTCGGAACGTCTTCCGCAGGTTCCTGCGGGACTTCCAGCCGGGCCGACTCTCCCAGCAGATGGTCATGGTCAAATACCTAGCCACACTCGAGCGGCTGGCACCCCGCTTCGGCACAGAGCGTGTGCCCGTGTGCCACCTGAGGCTGCTGGCCCAGGCCGAGGGGGAGCCCTGCTACATCCGGGACAGTGGGGTGGCCCCTACAGACCCTGGCCCTGAGTCTGCTGCTGGGCCCCCAACCCACGAGGTGCTGGTGACAGGCACTGGTGGCATCCAGTGGTGGCCAGTAGAGGAGGAGGTGAACAAGGAGGAG GGTTCTAGTGGCAGCAGTGGCAGGAACCCCCAAGCCAGCCTGTTTGGGAAGAAGGCCAAGGCTCACAAGGCAGTCGGCCAGCCGGCAGACAGGCCGCGGGAGCCACTGTGGGCCTACTTCTGTGACTTCCGGGACATCACCCACGTGGTGCTGAAAGAGCACTGTGTCAGCATCCACCGGCAGGACAACAAGTGCCTG GAGCTGAGCTTGCCTTCCCGGGCTGCGGCGCTGTCCTTCGTGTCGCTGGTGGACGGCTATTTCCGCCTGACGGCCGACTCCAGCCACTACCTGTGCCACGAGGTGGCTCCCCCACGGCTGGTGATGAGCATCCGGGATGGGATCCACGGACCCCTGCT GGAGCCATTTGTGCAGGCCAAGCTGCGGCCCGAGGACGGCCTGTACCTCATTCACTGGAGCACCAGCCACCCCTACCGCCTGATCCTCACAGTGGCCCAGCGTAGCCAG GCACCAGACGGCATGCAGAGCTTGCGGCTCCGAAAGTTCCCCATTGAGCAGCAGGACGGGGCCTTCGTGCTGGAGGGCTGGGGCCGGTCCTTCCCCAGCGTTCGGGAACTTGGGGCTGCCTTGCAGGGCTGCTTGCTGAGGGCCGGGGATGACTGCTTCTCTCTGCGTCGCTGTTGCCTGCCCCAACCAGGAG AAACCTCCAATCTCATCATCATGCGGGGGGCTCGGGCCAGCCCCAGGACACTCAACCTCAGCCAGCTCAGCTTCCACCGGGTTGACCAGAAGGAGATCACCCAG CTGTCCCACTTGGGCCAGGGCACAAGGACCAACGTGTATGAGGGCCGCCTGCGAGTGGAGGGCAGCGGGGACCCTGAGGAGGGCAAGATGGATGACGAGGACCCCCTCGTGCCTGGCAGGGACCGTGGGCAGGAGCTACGAGTGGTGCTCAAAGTGCTGGACCCTAGTCACCATGACATCGCCCTG GCCTTCTACGAGACAGCCAGCCTCATGAGCCAGGTCTCCCACACGCACCTGGCCTTCGTGCATGGCGTCTGTGTGCGCGGCCCTGAAA ATATCATGGTGACAGAGTACGTGGAGCACGGACCCCTGGATGTGTGGCTGCGGAGGGAGCGGGGCCATGTGCCCATGGCTTGGAAGATGGTGGTGGCCCAGCAGCTGGCCAGCGCCCTCAGCTACCTG GAGAACAAGAACCTGGTTCATGGTAATGTGTGTGGCCGGAACATCCTGCTGGCCCGGCTGGGGTTGGCAGAGGGCACCAGCCCCTTCATCAAGCTGAGTGATCCTGGCGTGGGCCTGGGCGCCCTCTCCAGGGAGG agcggGTGGAGAGGATCCCCTGGCTGGCCCCCGAATGCCTACCAGGTGGGGCCAACAGCCTAAGCACCGCCATGGACAAGTGGGGGTTTGGCGCCACCCTCCTGGAGATCTGCTTTGACGGAGAGGCCCCTCTGCAGAGCCGCAGTCCCTCCGAG AAGGAGCATTTCTACCAGAGGCAGCACCGGCTGCCCGAGCCCTCCTGCCCACAGCTGGCCACACTCACCAGCCAGTGTCTGACCTATGAGCCAACCCAGAGGCCATCATTCCGCACCATCCTGCGTGACCTCACCCGGCTGCAGCCCCACA agagggggtttcaccatgttgtccaggctggtcttgaactcccgggctcaagtgatcttcccgcctcggcctcccaaacag ATCTTGCTGACGTCTTGACTGTGAACCCGGACTCACCGGCGTCGGACCCTACGGTTTTCCACAAGCGCTATTTGAAAAAGATCCGAGATCTGGGCGAG GGTCACTTCGGCAAGGTCAGCTTGTACTGCTACGATCCGACCAACGACGGCACTGGCGAGATGGTGGCGGTGAAAGCCCTCAAGGCAGACTGCGGCCCCCAGCACCGCTCGGGCTGGAAGCAGGAGATTGACATTCTGCGCACGCTCTACCACGAGCACATCATCAAGTACAAGGGCTGCTGCGAGGACCAAG GCGAGAAGTCGCTGCAGCTGGTCATGGAGTACGTGCCCCTGGGCAGCCTCCGAGACTACCTGCCCCGGCACAGCATCGGGCTGGCCCAGCTGCTGCTCTTCGCCCAGCAGATCTGCGAG GGCATGGCCTATCTGCACGCGCAGCACTACATCCACCGAGACCTAGCCGCGCGCAACGTGCTGCTGGACAACGACAGGCTGGTCAAGATCGGGGACTTTGGCCTAGCCAAGGCCGTGCCCGAAGGCCACGAGTACTACCGCGTGCGCGAGGATGGGGACAGCCCCGTGTTCTG GTATGCCCCAGAGTGCCTGAAGGAGTATAAGTTCTACTATGCGTCAGATGTCTGGTCCTTCGGGGTGACCCTGTATGAGCTGCTGACGCACTGTGACTCCAGCCAGAGCCCCCCCACG AAATTCCTTGAGCTCATAGGCATTGCTCAGGGTCAGATGACAGTTCTGAGACTCACTGAGTTGCTGGAACGAGGGGAGAGGCTGCCACGGCCCGACAAATGTCCCTGTGAG GTCTATCATCTCATGAAGAACTGCTGGGAGACAGAGGCGTCCTTTCGCCCAACCTTCGAGAACCTCATACCCATTCTGAAGACAGTCCATGAGAAGTACCAAGGCCAGGCCCCTTCAGTGTTCAGCGTGTGCTGA